From Manihot esculenta cultivar AM560-2 chromosome 18, M.esculenta_v8, whole genome shotgun sequence:
attaaatgattaaaaaaattttattctttgtTTTTGGTTGGAATCTGCATCTCAATATATTCTCATGTATTTCTTTTGCTCTATCACACAAATAACCATGAAAGGCTAACCGCCCAACCAATGGGGTGGCATTAGTTGCATCTCTGTTTTCTGAGAGAATCTTTTGCCACAACCAGTGGCTTAGTTACGTGAGATTCAATGTCTTTGACTTTGTTACACTCCACAAATGCATTCATGTCTTTTTCTAGGACTATGGCTGGTGGCTACTTGAAATACATTATTCTAGAAAATCTTgtgcataaatttataattaactaGCATTAGAAGTTTTGTTGAGAAAGCTAATGATAACTTGTAGAGATTCGCATTATTGTCGAGTTATTGGACCTTCCTCTTGGAAGTTACAGCAGTTCTTAAGCGCATGGGATGGCAGGGAAAATGTAACAAATGAAAATTTGGCTGTTTCTTATTTCTGATTAATATTAGTTATCATGAAAAATCCCGGCTCTAATTGGCTCAAatgatttttagattttttttccctttttcacCGGACTCAAAATAGTTAATTCAGATTATTTAATAGTTCAGAACTAAGTTATTAtataatctttaattttttgctAATCAACCCTTCATGTTGCAACTCTGTTGTGTTATATTGAGTACTGTTGCTAATATAACACAGATCCTCACCTATCATGGTTTGTTAGTGTCTCGGGCGGTATCGTTGTCCCATGAGTGGACTTTCACCGCCCATGAGTGGACTTTTCACTGTTGACCCTCTAACTCcgcataattttttaattcagaaTGATTCTCATATCAATTGTATCAGCCCGACTCTAAAACCACAAATAAATTTTGTACACTTAGGTCCAAAttagtttatttaaattatttaataattttgagataggttattatttaattctatgcTAACCACTGATATgggatattatatattatatgttatcttaatttattattatttttattgttatatttCATGCAGGATGCGGTGAAAGATATTGAGTAGAAGCAAGAAGATTGGGTTTAACAAGGCAAGTTAATGACAAGATGACTGAAATTGTAAGTTTACGAGGATCATCATGTAAATCCATTTGTATTATTTGATCCAATTATAGGAAAATGCCTCATCCATCTTTTTTTCCTCCACTCCCTGTAAATTAGGGATTCTTTAGATTTGCTATATAGCTAAATAAGCATTATAGCAAAATGAGCACAATTctagttttatatatttattttttgaaaaaaaaaaaaaaatctacttaTTTTATCAGTATTCTTCTTTtgatttcttcttctcctctagCTGGAACTTGAGCTTGTCATAAatctcattaattatttttctttctccatttttCTTCAATATTGCTCTTTTCCTATGAGGTGGAAAATGGGGAagcaaaaataataatcatttgCACTTAGTGTATTCCTTTTCTGATTTTATGAGTACAGCAGAAATGATTTTATATAGTTGGTTGCTTTCTGTTGTTTTgtacttaaaaaataatttgatacaACGAATGATGAGATTTTATCATgcattataataataaagaaaaattactatttagaccctataatatgtaaaaatttattaattgatttttatattttaaaaaatatattaaaatatttttgatgtttttaaaaatttattagttaattattctattaattttaatagttaaataattaactatttaatttttataattttgaaaaactcATCAATTGATCCCttgagtttttaaaatatttattaattaatttttttgtattaaaaatattttaattttttttataatatttaacggttaaaattattgaagagattgattaatagattttttaaaattttagagactttttaatatatttttttaaaataaatagatcaattaataaatttttttataatataagaattaaataataattttttttaataataaaattacagaTATCTGATGGATAATATTTTTGTATGCAGAAGCCACCaattggaaaaagaaaagaatgctTGACCTAAGAACTGCCATCTGTTAGTACTGAAACTTGAAAGAGAACACAAACaaagaaaatccaaaatttattaaaattctaaGAAAGTATACGTAAAATTTATTACATAATTTAAATCAATATTACCGCTACCATAACCACCACCACTCAATAACCATCGCAATGAGCACCTAGCCACCGTCCACCTACTACCGCCACCACAACCATTAACCAAAAGTTATTACtaattattatcataataaataaattaaatattaaaataatttattatcttaACAAAATGAATGGATGATGTGGAACTACGTcccaaaatatattaaattacacATGTATCTCTATGACCTCAACCTCATTAAGAGTTTATTTGacattagaaattatttttaaaatagtgtttagtattttaattcaattaaaatattattatttaataattgatgaagtgatttataaaaaaaatatttttataatgtttGATTAAATACCATCCAAATAGCTATACTATTCACTGCTACGACATATGACGGTTACAACAATCGTTGATATTATCGAACAATcctaaatatattagttaggAAGTAGTAAATTAAATTGCAACATAAaagtaaatgaaaatattttaattataaaataaattttaaaaattatataatcacatttttaacaatatctaaaatgattttttttttttttgtcatttgGCAGTATGATTCTATAATCATGTTTTAATTAGTTGCAACCTctacataattaaaatatattaaataggcATTAACGTATTAAAGAACAACCAGTTAGTGCACAACCCAATGTCACAAACCCTAACACGCTTAGTCCTTGATGTAATAACATATTAAATCAcaattaatttgtatttttatactttaaaatcAACCAAGGCtaattacataattaatataGTGTATATGAGATTCAAGAATGGATATAGGTTGAGGACGTATTTTAGTAaagtttatttctatttttattccattttcttttatttatttatttatttttatctttttgtaaTGTGTAACCGTCATTTTATGTTCATATTTTTCTGCCACATTCACACTGACAGTATGTACGGAGGtactatattattttttctcGTTAAGTGGCCATTTAACTCTATTCGACGTCACTTGGAACGATCCCAAATATTGCAGGGTCTGcttttttatggaagttaacGGGTTTTCGGGGCTAGgattccacaggcaggttcacaTCCAACCCGACTTGTTTGGACAGACGCTGAACCAGTATGGGATTTAGAGTCGTGTATTAGGCCCTCATTGAGTTCAGACTTGGTTCTTCTCATTTGAACTGCCTCAAGTCCAGACATATGGAGCCCGACAATCATCAAGTACTCATTTACCCGCTCATTAATAATTTCATGATTTATGAGGGGGTAAATTTTGAGATTGTAATTATTACCACGTGGCTTTAGAAGGATTCTGTCAAAACGTCCTTTCCATGCCTTTCTCCATTTCAAATTTTCGCTTTTGCTCGTTGCTCTGTCTCTTGCGTTGCTTCTATTATCTTGCCCTCTCTTCCCTGTAATCTTGATTCTCCGATCCGAGGTACGTTTTGCTCCTCTCATGGCTTATACTAGGATTTTCGAGGTGAGCGGTCTGATTTCTTCTGTCACTccttcattttttttcattatttttcttgCGACCTTGCTGATACCTCAATATTCAAGATTAGAGCTTCCTTGCCTAACATGCTCATAGTTCTTCTTAACCCACCACCGGAAGGCTTGATAGATGCTCAACATGAGTGTAATTTGGTCTTTTTTGTCAAACAGTACGAATTCGGGCTAACATTTCTTTTTACCCCTTTTTCATTGAGGTCTTTCAGCATTTAGGGTGACTCCTCAAATGTTGTCCCccaattttatcttatttatatGCTGTTTTGAGTCCATTTGCTTATGTTGGGAATTTTCCCCTTCCTTTGAGTTGTTTTATACTTTGTTTCATTTGGTTAGATCTAATCATGGGTTCTATTATTTTGGCCCCCAAGTTGAGTTGTCTATATTTGCAAGGTATAAGGACTCAATTAAGGGTTTGGTAGATAATTTCATTGTCGTTGAGTTGAAGGAGAGCGGAGAGCTCGAGAATTAGCTGGGATATTAACCTCTCTTGGGGAGAGGTGCCTCAGGGCTGTAATGAATTCCCTAAGTTAATCTTAGTAGATCAGATCTGCTTTCTTCGACTGACCTTTGTAAGGAAGaaatatgatgtcgagaagtgtatgttcatGTCCAATCTACGAGATTGTCATCAAGTTGGTACCTTTTGATTTTTTctctgtgtttttttttttttactattttgagttttgattaaattggtttttctttttcaaccTCCGACATGCCAATGGGTAAATCAAGCTCCCCAAGAACTTCACCCTGTTTAGGGAGAGCATGAAAGACACCTTGATTGCTTTCAAAACCAACAAGTCCATTACCGATGTGGCCAAGAAGGTTTTCCAGACTGTGACTTCAGCATGTGAGCTTGCCCCTCTACTCATACTACCGTACATTCCTTGGTATTGGTGCCAATGTCGGGAGGTTCCCATTCTACAAGCTTCAGGACATCATTCCCTCTCAAGACGCCGGCCTCCTTTAAGGCTCCATCTACTCCCAAAGAAGTTTCTAAGGAGCTTATCGTTATCAGCAAGTTAGCATAGAGCAATTCGAATGAGGGAACTAGGTCTCCCCCTTGAACATTTCTCCCATTAAAGTTGTGGGTGTTATTGCCATTGAGGGTAGGGCTGCCAAGCATGTTAGAACTTCAGAATCCACAAAGGCAGTCCCTTCCCCTTCTATTGATAAAGGAAAGAAGATGGTAGAGAACCTATCTTTAGCTCCATGATAACGAGTTGTTGAATGCTGCCGAGATCAATGCTGAATtgaaaaaacttttaaaaaaatattattaatatttttcgcatatttaaaatttaaactttacatatttcattaaaaaaattaaaatagactctttttaaaattaatataataatataattagtttattaatactaattataaatatattaaacattaatactcaatattaaatatttttttaaaaaaataattattaattaaaaatataaacaaaatttgaaattgaaatatataaaaaacaatgaataaaggaaaagaaagagttATCAATAGCTAAataagtaattttaatataaatgattTTAACTGAAATCATTTTTCTATCAAAATCTTAACCATTTTGAgaagatttgattttaatttgagATCAATTCTCAtaagattaaatttttatattattaattttatcaaattcaaaaattataaaaataaatttatttcttttaaattttttaaaattatccatTCCAAATAAGAGGTTTACATTCAGCAGTGACCGAATTATGATCTCTCTCAACTttgtaaaattttcatttttatttatatattttttagaaattttattaaaaatataattttgagatctccaattttataaaatttgtacatatatttttatatttttcattatttttcatttatatacattttagaaattttattaaaaatataattaataaaaattactctCATTTAATTCTgccaatttataaaaatttagagtaaaattagtaaaattttaaatgcaatTAGCAATATCTatgatcaaattttattttttttaataaaatgtagataatatgatttatatgtgcttaattattatgatttttataaatttataaatttaagtattgGATTgggtaaattttaatttaggtaTTTAATAGATTAATTCAATTAGTAAAGAGGTGTGAgtatatattcaataaaaatataaatagaaaaaaatatttttttttccattatttAGGTATcagaaagaaaaataacaagaaaaatacaatttttttaatagttaaactttatattatttaataattataaagataaaaaaaagtaattatatttttttactgttttttccctaaaataaagaaaaagtgagggaattaatttattacttttttagcttaattttaatttattaaggaTTAAAATAGAGATTTGCCGTTAAATTGCCAGCTGCCACATCTTTACCTCTCAGCCACACATTTCAAAGTCACCGGTTGACTCACTGTTGTTGAAGTCTTCCTCAGATCGATGACATAAAATTTGCAAGAACAACTTGCTCACTATTCCTCAAGACCGGCGGCGATATTCCTTCTTCTCTACTAAGATTTTCTGAAATCTGTTAAATTTAACTGTAAGTCCTTTGATTTTGCATAATTTTCTAATATAGTCCTCTAAATTAATGTAGATATATTATTAttggttgattttttatttgatcgATGCATGGTTAGATGATTTAATAATAGCTAATGCTCTGATATTTCAATCAATTAGTAAATCTGAAAACATTTGTGCTTACTATCTAACCAGAGAAGAGTTGAAAGCAGGTGAACATAGTAGGCGAAGATGGCCTCAGTTGCAGTTGATCATGTGATTGGCACAATAATGTCTGCTCTTCAAGAGGAAGCAACATTGTTAGTAGGTATCAAAGATGAACTTGAGGAAATCAGCAAAGAACTTGTAAGCATGAGATCTTTTCTACAAGATGCTGAGAGAAACAAAGTCATGTCAAAAGGAGAGGAGACATGGGTTGCAGAGGTGAGGGACACTGCACACCAAATAGAAGACCTCATTGATGAGTACATGTATTACATGTATCGGAAACAATATTCAACAGTCGCCCATCGAATTTTTCTTACTCCAAAATCTCTTTTGGAGAAGCGTAGGATTGCCTCTAAGCTACAACAGATCAATAAAAACATCATAGGGATGGATGAGAGGAGAAAAAGATTTGGAAATGATCATGTAGAAGGTTCCAATGCTCACTGCGATTTGACATTATACCCAAGGGATTCAGCGGTTTTTATGAAAGAAGATGATGTTGTAGGGTTTGTAGATGAAAGCCGATTGTTGAAAACATGGTTAATAGATGGCGAAAAGCATTTAACTCTCATTTCAGTGGTTGGAATGGGAGGATCTGGTAAGACAACTCTAGTTGCCAAGACCTGCAACAATGAAACTGCAAAGTCCTATTTTGATTGCTATGCGTGGGTTACTGTCTCTCAGACATATGCGAGAGATGATTTACTCAGGAAGTTAATCAAAGAATGCCATGAATCAGGGAAGGCACGAGTTCCTAATGATTTGGGTACAAAGGACTTCAAAGACCTCGTAGAATATCTTATTGGTTATTTGAAGCATAAAAAATACCTAGTTATCTTGGATGATGTGTGGGATATAAGCTTATGGGAGAACATAAAGGCATCACTTCCAAATAATGAGTTTGGAAGTCGGATTATATTTACAACTCGAAATGAAGATGTGGGATCTTTTTCTTCCAATGTTAGAAGTCACATGCTTACTATTAAACCGCTGAAGAATGAAGAAGCATGGGATCTTTTTTGCAAGAAAGCATTTTTCAGCAATCCTGATAAATCTTGTCCAGAAGAACTTAAACCTCTAGCATTAGAACTGGTGGGAAAATGTGATGGACTACCTCTTGCAATTGTGGCTTTAGGTGGTGTCATGTCTTCCAAAAAGTCAACAAGTGAGTGGAGTAGTGTTTGGGACAACTTGAATTGGCAACTGAACAGTAATCCAAGGCTAGAAATAGTCAAGAGCATTTTGCTACTTAGTTTCAATTACTTGCCATCTCCATTAAAGTATTGTTTCTTGTATTGTTGCCTCTTCCCAGAAGACTATAAAATTCGACGACAAAGGCTCATTAGACTATGGATAGCGGAAGGATTTATTCAGAATGTTGACAGGACTACACCAAATGAAGTTGCAGAAAGTTATTTCATGGAACTCACACTTCGGAGCATGCTTCAAGTTGGAAGCAGAAATGCATGTGGGAGACCAAGAGCTTGCCAGATGCATGATCTTTTGCGTGAAATTGGTATATCAATGTTGGAGAGAGAGAAGTTTGGTGTAGTATATGATggaaaaataaagattaaagaaTGCCAACTTCATCAAGCTCGTCGCTTGTCTATTCAAACAACTAATGGAGACCTTCAGTCATATGGCAATATGAGACGTCTTCGTTCACTACTTGTATTTGTGGATAGTTCTGTGTCTTTCTCGAGCACATCGTTGCCAAATTTGAAGTTAATGAGGTCTTTAGATTTGGAAAATGTCGCGATTAATATCTTACCAGAAGGATTGGGGACTCTATTGAACTTAAGGTACTTGAACTTGAGAGGAACCCAGGTGCAAAAGCTTCCCAAATCTATTGGAAAACTGAGAAACCTTGAGAGTTTAGACATCACGAATACAAAAGTAAAAGAACTTCCGAGTGAAGTAGCTGAGTTACAGAACTTGTATCATCTGATTATGTGGAGCAAGGGGATTGCAAATAACTTGGGAGATTTTTTGTATCTCAATGGACTGCAAGTACCATTTAAAATTAGCAAATTGAAGAAATTGCAAGTCTTGTATTATATTGAAGCCAAAGGTGACATAATAAGACAACTTGGGAGTATGACCCAACTGAGGAGAATGGGCATTTCAAATTTGAGAGAAGCGGATGAGCATGACTTGTGCTCTTCAATCCTGAACTTGAAACTAATACGCACCTTGCGTCTCTATGTGAATAATGAAGCAGAGTTCCTTCGAATGGATGCACTGGAAACACCCCCACCCCAACTTCAAAAGCTTGGTTTGCATGGGAAACTAGAAAGGGTGCCACATTGGTTTTGCTCGCTTCAAAACCTAACATCATTAGGATTGCTTGGGTCTAGCTTGGAGGAAGATCAACTCCCTCATGTTGCAGCGCTACCCAATTTGGGACGCGTTACTCTAATTAATTCCTTCGTCGGAGAAAATCTACATTTCTACAGTGGATTTGCTAAGCTTAAAGAGTTATACTTGTTTAAGTTCCGTCAACTGAAAGGAATTATTATAGAGAAGGGGGCTATGCCAGATATCCAGAAATTGTGGATTGATTCCTGCTTTGCGTTGGATGCAGTGCCTCGAGGTATCGAATTCCTAACCAATCTTCAAACTATGTGGTTAACAAACTTTTCTTCAAGTCTTATAGATATGAAAAGTATAGATCGTTCAAAGTTGCAGCACATCCCAAATGTCAATATCATTGATACTATAGGTGAGCTTCCACAAACACACCTGTGTCCTTATTATAAGGATTTGAAATAACATTTTAGATTGAGggtgaaatattatttttggaGATGTAGAATTTGGGGGTTATTGAATTTTCTATGAACCAAACTGAAATCGAACCAATAAatatcaattcaatttaatttgattatactTCAAAATCGATTTAGTTTGGTGTGGAATTTCAAGTCatccgtttttttttttttatttttcaaattcgaTTTTGAACAGGCCGAGTACTCTTCCTCAACAGTGACAGCAGTGGTGGTAACGGTAGCAGAGATGGAGAATCCTTTGTTTTATCACAATACCTTCAAGTATGTCacttttttaaatgataaaattttatgtgtCATTAAATTAGGCCAATACTATTTTGTAATAATAGAAATAACTTCACAACAATTATAGTCTAAATATATTTCACTATTAAAAAAGAGTCGAATGATCTCTTCATAACATGCAAAATTCAATTTCTGAATGATCTCTCATCGAACTTTTATCCATTCAAGAGAAATTTCTATCTATTGAGTTAACGAGGATTGTACGGTCATATATCCTAAGGTAAATGCTAAGATAGCATTAAGGAAGAAAAACGTCAAAACACGAGTTATTTGAAAAGGGAGAAGAGAGTAGGGGTGAGTAATCGGTCTGTTCAGTTCAAAACTGAATAgaaccgaataaattaaaaatcgaaattttagtatttataaaagtctaaccgaactgattttgatcagaatttaaatcgaactaaattagtctgattcagtttgattcggttcagtttgaatttttaataatttttttattttgtacattttattttttgtattttaaaatataattggaatattttaaccttaatataatataatctctttatactattgaaaataatatactagtatcactaattggttcgattcgattttttaaatttttttatcaaaacctaactgaattgaaataactgaaatttttaaaattaaaaattaaatcgaattgaaatgaataaaaaatcgaattaaaattttaaattaacttagtttgatcgattttttcgatatGAACCGAAGACAGCTCACCCTAGAAGAGTGATATGCAAAGAAGTATATGGATAATAGATTATACTAATAGAATTAATATAGAATGGccatatgaaaattatattttttttattaaaataaaaaattaaagttattgcaattattaatataataaattatagttaTTCAAGTTTAATAGTTTGATTATTTAATATACGTGACAATTGATTTAgagtgtaaaaaaattattttattttttattatatttaaactatttatatttatttattttttatagttacttaaattgaataaaattttaatttgataatattttatgtaattagctctattaaatctttaattattttatgtttattaccgttaatatttttttgtcaattatatatgattattttatataattattcagatgaaaggaaaaaaatatataacatttgttaattaaattatattatatatgattttaaaaaattatcaaatcaataaataatactaaatgtgagatagtaaaattttttacaCAATCTTTTATTATGGAATTActgttaatatataaatatatatatatttctttatcATCTATTCTTCGTTTTAAAATTCTTCCATATTCTAAATCTGAAGCATCCGTTTCTACAATTTTAAATGCATTCGGATTCGGGATATAAAGATAAATGATTTCTTTTACTAAGGATTTTATGTGCCTTATAATGCTATATGTTCTTCAGTCCATGGACCAGCATTTTTCTTAAGCCTATCATGTAATGGTTTTATCGTTCtgtttaaatttgaataaaaatctATAACATAATTTAGGCAACCTAGAAATCTCTATAATTggattttattagttatttcatTAGGAAACTTATCTCCAACAAAATGCTTGGATCGTTACATAGAATGATTCAGAGTTAAAATAACATACAATTTAAACAACATATGTAAATAAGCAACATAAGTAAATTTATCGGCCTCAAAAATGTCATAGGCTTTTAGATAAATTTACTGGCCTCCCAAAGTCATTAGCCTTTATAAGCAAATAAACAATTTAAATGCAgtagtaaataataattttcatatatggaagATCAGCCTAGActgcaaccacagagcataATTATGGTTTATTTTATTACGGCGGTTagggttcctgcaaccttaacctgTGATCCCCAGAGTTAAGTCAGAGTGTAGGGGAAGAAGAGAAATGTGCCGTCAACACGGGCTTATATAAGTAGTAAGAAAgtataaattcaaaataaaatttattacaaataaactTACTTTTACAGAACTTGAAACTTTTACagaatttttaagaaatataaGCAGAAGAGAATTGATTTACAGAGGAAGTGAAGATAGAGAGAATACAGAAATAGAAAATACATATGTGCCTTCATAAGGGGAGAGGCTCCCTTTTATAgaaatttttaatcttttacTGTTGAGTCACAAGAGATTTACTCTTGATTCACGCGGACTTTTACTGTTCATTAATAGTGACTTGTCTACCACTGCTTCTGTCTTTTACTGCTGCTTTTTACTGTTTATGAACAGTTTGTCTGCCACTGCTGTTCTTTTTACTGTAGATGAATAGTTCGTCTGCTACCTTTTTTACTGTTGATGCACAAGACTTTGTCTGCCACCAATTTTACTGTGTTTGTCTTTAATTTGATTCTGAAGATGATGAGGACGATGAGGTGTCcctttcctttttctcttttcctttttttctttattttttctttctttttcttttcttttcttttttactttgtcggtcttgcttttaatttttattgctgGCAATATTCCGTAACAGTCATCTTCATTACTGTCGCAGTGAGAAGATGCCGGATTTTTATTGAAGGATGACGTACTTGATGCTGTCGACTCCGATTCCGAACTTGACTGTTTTTTAAGTTTTCTTTTGCTGgattttttctttgaagtcTTTTTACTCGAAGATTGCTTGGACGAACCTTTACTACTGGACTTTCCTTCTTGCTTTAGTTCTTCTGTTTTGATTGATTCTCCTAAACTCAATTGACTAAACATTTGTTGGCATATCATTTTATATTCCTCAGGGGTTTTGGCTGCTGCTAGCATAGCTTGACACTGGGCCTTTTGGGCTCCAAACGGAGACTCTCCTTGCAGGGCTAGTTTACTAGCATAGGAGATTGTAGGGAACTGGGTTTTTTTAAGAATCCAATTCTTTACAACAATTTCAGCGGTGGAATTTCTGAATGATCTCCACCATTTTACTTTGTGCTTTTTTACTATAACCGGAATATTTAATTCTGTTGTACACTGAAAATCAAAATACCATTGATATACTCATACGATAAAAAATTGGGtacaaaaatacattaaatggGTATATATTTCTCACTCTAGTGTGGTTTATAATTGGTTTTAAAATACTGATATATTTGGAGTACTTTTGGTGATAAGACATCATCAGTAATACCCCTATACTGCCACCACTTTAAAAACCAGTTAGGAAATCTGGTGGTGGTTTTAATATTTTGCTGGTCAAAATATATCAACCACGAGTGAGTAGTCGTTGGATTTTGAATACAAAAAACATTCCTCCATGCAtctatataatcaaaatagttaTACGAGGTAGAATacttttttaaagttttaaattgtaTTGCAGTGTATAAACTTGGGATCGACCAATCTTTTGGATGGACTACAAGTTTTATTT
This genomic window contains:
- the LOC110606368 gene encoding disease resistance protein RPM1 isoform X3 translates to MASVAVDHVIGTIMSALQEEATLLVGIKDELEEISKELVSMRSFLQDAERNKVMSKGEETWVAEVRDTAHQIEDLIDEYMYYMYRKQYSTVAHRIFLTPKSLLEKRRIASKLQQINKNIIGMDERRKRFGNDHVEGSNAHCDLTLYPRDSAVFMKEDDVVGFVDESRLLKTWLIDGEKHLTLISVVGMGGSGKTTLVAKTCNNETAKSYFDCYAWVTVSQTYARDDLLRKLIKECHESGKARVPNDLGTKDFKDLVEYLIGYLKHKKYLVILDDVWDISLWENIKASLPNNEFGSRIIFTTRNEDVGSFSSNVRSHMLTIKPLKNEEAWDLFCKKAFFSNPDKSCPEELKPLALELVGKCDGLPLAIVALGGVMSSKKSTSEWSSVWDNLNWQLNSNPRLEIVKSILLLSFNYLPSPLKYCFLYCCLFPEDYKIRRQRLIRLWIAEGFIQNVDRTTPNEVAESYFMELTLRSMLQVGSRNACGRPRACQMHDLLREIGISMLEREKFGVVYDGKIKIKECQLHQARRLSIQTTNGDLQSYGNMRRLRSLLVFVDSSVSFSSTSLPNLKLMRSLDLENVAINILPEGLGTLLNLRYLNLRGTQVQKLPKSIGKLRNLESLDITNTKVKELPSEVAELQNLYHLIMWSKGIANNLGDFLYLNGLQVPFKISKLKKLQVLYYIEAKGDIIRQLGSMTQLRRMGISNLREADEHDLCSSILNLKLIRTLRLYVNNEAEFLRMDALETPPPQLQKLGLHGKLERVPHWFCSLQNLTSLGLLGSSLEEDQLPHVAALPNLGRVTLINSFVGENLHFYSGFAKLKELYLFKFRQLKGIIIEKGAMPDIQKLWIDSCFALDAVPRGIEFLTNLQTMWLTNFSSSLIDMKSIDRSKLQHIPNVNIIDTIGRVLFLNSDSSGGNGSRDGESFVLSQYLQVCHFFK
- the LOC110606368 gene encoding disease resistance protein RPM1 isoform X4, coding for MASVAVDHVIGTIMSALQEEATLLVGIKDELEEISKELVSMRSFLQDAERNKVMSKGEETWVAEVRDTAHQIEDLIDEYMYYMYRKQYSTVAHRIFLTPKSLLEKRRIASKLQQINKNIIGMDERRKRFGNDHVEGSNAHCDLTLYPRDSAVFMKEDDVVGFVDESRLLKTWLIDGEKHLTLISVVGMGGSGKTTLVAKTCNNETAKSYFDCYAWVTVSQTYARDDLLRKLIKECHESGKARVPNDLGTKDFKDLVEYLIGYLKHKKYLVILDDVWDISLWENIKASLPNNEFGSRIIFTTRNEDVGSFSSNVRSHMLTIKPLKNEEAWDLFCKKAFFSNPDKSCPEELKPLALELVGKCDGLPLAIVALGGVMSSKKSTSEWSSVWDNLNWQLNSNPRLEIVKSILLLSFNYLPSPLKYCFLYCCLFPEDYKIRRQRLIRLWIAEGFIQNVDRTTPNEVAESYFMELTLRSMLQVGSRNACGRPRACQMHDLLREIGISMLEREKFGVVYDGKIKIKECQLHQARRLSIQTTNGDLQSYGNMRRLRSLLVFVDSSVSFSSTSLPNLKLMRSLDLENVAINILPEGLGTLLNLRYLNLRGTQVQKLPKSIGKLRNLESLDITNTKVKELPSEVAELQNLYHLIMWSKGIANNLGDFLYLNGLQVPFKISKLKKLQVLYYIEAKGDIIRQLGSMTQLRRMGISNLREADEHDLCSSILNLKLIRTLRLYVNNEAEFLRMDALETPPPQLQKLGLHGKLERVPHWFCSLQNLTSLGLLGSSLEEDQLPHVAALPNLGRVTLINSFVGENLHFYSGFAKLKELYLFKFRQLKGIIIEKGAMPDIQKLWIDSCFALDAVPRGIEFLTNLQTMWLTNFSSSLIDMKSIDRSKLQHIPNVNIIDTIGRVLFLNSDSSGGNGSRDGESFVLSQYLQ
- the LOC110606368 gene encoding disease resistance protein RPM1 isoform X8; amino-acid sequence: MASVAVDHVIGTIMSALQEEATLLVGIKDELEEISKELVSMRSFLQDAERNKVMSKGEETWVAEVRDTAHQIEDLIDEYMYYMYRKQYSTVAHRIFLTPKSLLEKRRIASKLQQINKNIIGMDERRKRFGNDHVEGSNAHCDLTLYPRDSAVFMKEDDVVGFVDESRLLKTWLIDGEKHLTLISVVGMGGSGKTTLVAKTCNNETAKSYFDCYAWVTVSQTYARDDLLRKLIKECHESGKARVPNDLGTKDFKDLVEYLIGYLKHKKYLVILDDVWDISLWENIKASLPNNEFGSRIIFTTRNEDVGSFSSNVRSHMLTIKPLKNEEAWDLFCKKAFFSNPDKSCPEELKPLALELVGKCDGLPLAIVALGGVMSSKKSTSEWSSVWDNLNWQLNSNPRLEIVKSILLLSFNYLPSPLKYCFLYCCLFPEDYKIRRQRLIRLWIAEGFIQNVDRTTPNEVAESYFMELTLRSMLQVGSRNACGRPRACQMHDLLREIGISMLEREKFGVVYDGKIKIKECQLHQARRLSIQTTNGDLQSYGNMRRLRSLLVFVDSSVSFSSTSLPNLKLMRSLDLENVAINILPEGLGTLLNLRYLNLRGTQVQKLPKSIGKLRNLESLDITNTKVKELPSEVAELQNLYHLIMWSKGIANNLGDFLYLNGLQVPFKISKLKKLQVLYYIEAKGDIIRQLGSMTQLRRMGISNLREADEHDLCSSILNLKLIRTLRLYVNNEAEFLRMDALETPPPQLQKLGLHGKLERVPHWFCSLQNLTSLGLLGSSLEEDQLPHVAALPNLGRVTLINSFVGENLHFYSGFAKLKELYLFKFRQLKGIIIEKGAMPDIQKLWIDSCFALDAVPRGRVLFLNSDSSGGNGSRDGESFVLSQYLQ